The stretch of DNA TAGCGCGATGTTAGCCGTACGGTTCGGATCGTATTCGATTGTAGCAACGCGACCTGGTATTCCGTCTTTGTTACGTTTGAAATCGATGATACGATACTTACGCTTGTGTCCTCCACCTTGGTGACGAACAGTTAGTTTACCTTGGTTGTTACGCCCAGCTTTTTTGCTAAGAGGAGCAAGCAAGGATTTTTCTGGTTGGTCAGTTGTAATTTCAGCAAAGTCAAGCTGAGACATGTTACGACGACCGTTAGTTGTCGGTTTAAACTTTTTGATACCCATTGTAATTTCCCTCCTTTACGAGTTCTTTTTAAACTCCTTCAAAAAAGTCGAGTTCTTTGCTTTCTGGAGTTAATGTAACTACTGCTTTTTTACGTTTAGAAGTGTAACCAGTATGACGGCCTACACGCTTGAACTTACCTTTGTAGGTAGCAGTGTTTACAGATTGAATTTTTACGCCAAAGATTTCTTCTAGTGCGCCTTTGATTTGAGTCTTAGTAGCACGAGGATTAACTTCGAACGTGTATTTTTTGTCAGCCATTATTTCAGTAGAACGCTCTGTAATAACGGGGCGCTTAATCACATCACGAGCTTCCATTATGCGAGCACCTCCCCTACTTTTTCCACAGCGTCTTTAGTCATAAGAAGCTTGTCGTGGTTTAACACGTCAAGAACACTAACGCCGTTAGCCGTAACAACTGTTACGCCAGGGATGTTACGTGCAGACAATGCAACAGCGTCATTGTAATCAGCAGTTACAACTAATGCTTTACGATCTGCGGATAGATTTGCAAGTACTTGCATCATTTCCTTTGTTTTAGGAGCTTCGAATGCAAGTCCTTCTAAAACGATTAAGTCGTTATCTAGAACCTTAGAAGATAGCGCTGATTTAATAGCTAAGCGACGAACCTTCTTAGGTAATTTGTAAGAATAGCTTCTTGGTGTTGGTCCGAAAACCACTCCACCACCAACCCATTGTGGAGAACGGATAGATCCTTGACGAGCACGTCCAGTACCTTTCTGTTTCCAAGGTTTGCGTCCACCACCAGCAACTTCAGAACGGTTCTTTACATCGTGCGTTCCTTGGCGCTGTGATGCTTGCTGCATAATAACAGCGTCGAAAAGCACGCTTTTATTTGGTTCAATACCGAAAACGGAATCGTTTAATTCGATATCGCCAGCTTGAGTACCATCTTGTTTAAATAATGCTACTTTTGGCATCAGATTGTCCTCCTTCCTTATTTAGCATCCTTTGCTTTAACAGCAGAGTTAATTGTAACGTAGCTCTTTTTCGCTCCAGGTACGTTACCTTTGATTAGTAGAAGATTACGTTCTGCATCAACTCTTACAACTTCTAAGTTTTGTACAGTTACTGTATCTCCGCCAGTACGTCCAGGTAATGCTTTCCCTTTGAAAACACGGTTAGGGTCAACAGCACCCATTGAACCAGGACGACGGTGGTAACGGGAACCGTGGCTCATTGGCCCGCGTGATTGCCCGTGACGTTTGATAACACCTTGGAATCCTTTTCCTTTAGATGTACCAGTAACGTCTACAGCGTCACCTTCTGCAAAAATGTCAGCTTTGACTTCCTGACCAACTTCGTATCCCGCAACATCAACATTACGGAATTCTTTAACGTAGCGCTTAGGGCTCGTGCTAGCTTTAGCAGCATGTCCTGCTTGTGGCTTGTTAGAACGAGAGTCTTTTTTATCATCAAATCCAAGTTGGATAGCTTCGTAGCCATCATTCTCAACGGATTTCTTTTGAAGAACAACGTTAGGAGTTACTTCTACTACAGTAACTGGAATTAGATCTCCGTTTTCTGCGAAAACTTGAGTCATACCAATTTTTCTACCTAAGATTCCTTTGGTCATTCGTCACACCTCCTATTA from Bacillus sp. E(2018) encodes:
- the rplW gene encoding 50S ribosomal protein L23 encodes the protein MEARDVIKRPVITERSTEIMADKKYTFEVNPRATKTQIKGALEEIFGVKIQSVNTATYKGKFKRVGRHTGYTSKRKKAVVTLTPESKELDFFEGV
- the rplD gene encoding 50S ribosomal protein L4 → MPKVALFKQDGTQAGDIELNDSVFGIEPNKSVLFDAVIMQQASQRQGTHDVKNRSEVAGGGRKPWKQKGTGRARQGSIRSPQWVGGGVVFGPTPRSYSYKLPKKVRRLAIKSALSSKVLDNDLIVLEGLAFEAPKTKEMMQVLANLSADRKALVVTADYNDAVALSARNIPGVTVVTANGVSVLDVLNHDKLLMTKDAVEKVGEVLA
- the rplC gene encoding 50S ribosomal protein L3, whose protein sequence is MTKGILGRKIGMTQVFAENGDLIPVTVVEVTPNVVLQKKSVENDGYEAIQLGFDDKKDSRSNKPQAGHAAKASTSPKRYVKEFRNVDVAGYEVGQEVKADIFAEGDAVDVTGTSKGKGFQGVIKRHGQSRGPMSHGSRYHRRPGSMGAVDPNRVFKGKALPGRTGGDTVTVQNLEVVRVDAERNLLLIKGNVPGAKKSYVTINSAVKAKDAK